In one Drosophila gunungcola strain Sukarami chromosome 2R unlocalized genomic scaffold, Dgunungcola_SK_2 000004F, whole genome shotgun sequence genomic region, the following are encoded:
- the LOC128254048 gene encoding uncharacterized protein LOC128254048 — MQLRKFLCCLPLKYGVIIVGAVFGLLDFVMGSIGLEMIISHKYPDEVVEFFRTMDTRTCVAGVTAVIWVLMIDHFLLIYGAINNNLLLIGTWLLINYIIFLFTLVTVLLDDWAIGRIIGIGYSLIVVRSYYTELNVVSPVISQEVSEQENSNESSA, encoded by the exons ATGCAATTGCGAAAATTTTTGTGTTGCTTACCCCTGAAATATGGCGTCATTATTGTGGGCGCCGTGTTTGGCCTGTTGGACTTCGTCATGGGCAGCATCGGGTTGGAAATGATTATTTCCCACAAATATCCAGACGAAGTGGTCGAATTCTTTCGCACCATGGACACCAGGACCTGCGTGGCCGGAGTGACAGCCGTAATTTGGGTATTAATGATAgaccattttcttttaatctATGGCGCGATCAAC AACAATCTTCTGCTTATCGGCACCTGGCTGTTAATAAACTATATCATATTCCTGTTCACTCTCGTCACCGTGCTGTTGGATGACTGGGCGATCGGCAGAATAA TTGGTATCGGCTATAGCTTGATCGTGGTGAGATCTTACTATACTGAATTGAACGTGGTTAGTCCAGTTATCAGCCAAGAAGTTAGTGAGCAAGAAAATAGTAACGAATCGTCTGCATAA
- the LOC128254044 gene encoding uncharacterized protein LOC128254044 produces the protein MSLLRIILIIIFLRLVLPNPDTIIKQLTVELNIKTHIYFGYTMETFEGLNLNTNQPKLLVLRNISEELKNQHDEPVLVIIKLEKDLDFNLKTVEVIRSYFTDRQYNDIMLIDTGTKEETSYMEIGKAYWDAGFPYLLIHNSQEQLWSIKPFPHLEINPTDIKGYVKNRKKQNLMGYPTRVLVTNDPPHCFVDEEEPPNSPNRYKGSIINILKIFADHLNATFQAVPFPGLRRYSTEECLQTVNDNKTDACGSIFIKTYQYATSQPVRLNRVAIMAPFGNPIEKFYYFFRPFDLYVWIGTGMIVVYITTMGSLLHRWHFKNWDVGQYLLLALQTLLTRELSLPQCSSGSKLMLLLLLFAIGFILSNLYVALLSMMLTTKLYQRPLENLADLKAANVNILLQTHNIKPNSVYGSSEELRERFLLVEESLHKQRRDGLDPNYAYVDSEDRMDFYLYQQKFLRRRRMKKLPNPVGHTWAVQVIKQNWVLEKYYNHHVQRLFETGLQNKLVQDVHELAVRAGFLHFLPTRTETIEPLRLEDIVMAAMVLGGGHALAGICFLGELLA, from the coding sequence ATGTCGCTACTTAGAATTATTCTTATTATCATTTTTCTGAGATTAGTTTTGCCTAATCCTGATACAATCATCAAGCAATTGACTGTGGAGCTGAATATAAAAACACATATTTATTTCGGCTATACGATGGAAACTTTTGAAggactaaatttaaataccaaCCAGCCAAAATTGTTAGTTTTACGGAATATAAgtgaagaactaaaaaaccAACACGACGAACCAGTGCttgttataataaaattggaaaaggaTTTAGATTTTAATCTCAAAACAGTGGAGGTGATAAGGTCCTATTTCACAGACAGACAATACAATGATATAATGCTTATAGATACAGGTACGAAAGAGGAAACCAGTTATATGGAAATCGGAAAAGCTTACTGGGATGCAGGCTTTCCCTATTTGTTAATTCATAATTCTCAAGAACAACTTTGGTCAATTAAACCTTTTCCCCACTTGGAGATAAACCCGACAGATATTAAAGGGTATGTGAAGAATAGAAAGAAGCAGAATTTAATGGGTTACCCCACGCGTGTTTTGGTGACCAACGATCCACCGCATTGCTTTGTGGATGAAGAGGAACCACCTAATTCACCAAATCGCTACAAAGGcagtataataaatattttgaaaatatttgccgATCATCTGAATGCGACTTTTCAAGCGGTTCCTTTTCCAGGACTTCGACGCTATTCTACCGAAGAATGCTTGCAGACGGTTAACGACAATAAAACCGATGCATGTGGgagtatttttataaaaacctaCCAATATGCCACCAGTCAGCCAGTTCGCTTGAATCGTGTGGCTATAATGGCACCCTTTGGCAATCCCATCGAGAAGTTCTACTACTTTTTTAGGCCCTTTGACCTTTACGTCTGGATCGGCACTGGTATGATAGTGGTCTATATAACGACAATGGGTTCTTTGCTCCATCGCTGGCATTTCAAAAACTGGGATGTGGGTCAGTATCTCCTGCTGGCCCTGCAAACTCTGTTGACCCGCGAATTGTCTTTGCCGCAGTGTTCGAGTGGCTCCAaattgatgttgctgctgttgctcttTGCCATAGGCTTCATTTTGTCGAATTTATATGTGGCCCTTCTCTCCATGATGCTGACCACGAAACTGTATCAGAGACCTCTGGAAAACTTGGCTGATTTAAAAGCAGCCAATGTGAATATACTGCTGCAAACGCACAATATCAAACCGAATTCCGTTTATGGAAGTTCAGAGGAGTTAAGGGAGAGATTTCTTCTGGTCGAAGAATCCCTGCATAAGCAGAGAAGAGATGGCTTGGATCCAAACTATGCCTATGTGGACTCGGAGGATAGAATGGACTTCTATTTATATCAACAGAAATTCCTGAGAAGACGCCGAATGAAGAAGCTTCCCAATCCCGTGGGTCACACTTGGGCCGTTCAGGTTATCAAACAGAATTGGGTATTGGAAAAATACTACAATCATCATGTACAGCGTTTGTTCGAGACTGGCTTGCAAAACAAATTGGTGCAGGATGTCCACGAATTGGCCGTTAGAGCTGGCTTCCTGCACTTCCTACCCACCCGAACTGAAACTATCGAACCGCTGCGACTCGAGGATATTGTGATGGCTGCCATGGTCTTGGGCGGCGGACACGCCCTCGCCGGAATCTGTTTCCTGGGCGAGCTACTCGCCTAA
- the LOC128254040 gene encoding myb-like protein A isoform X2, with the protein MSNQLERLLFFIVVISGALCTVEDYVIMSQCAHNKAIHLAAEGTVSVTDTSQIQNITIVGFPDYLNNEFKIALYAKETQRYLCFNDNWRLVGMRELRDTCYFNETIVHGYFVFRAVVDLQRRVGFTHRGKPVGPKKSVNDACYMFNKIEAEQFFRHHHNNNGNSGSGSGSGNSNNNNGSSNIRKPPRNNKNNRHKSNNQNQKLQQQQEHHGHNNNNVILNNSSSSLSSTNKKQLAINRQKQQQQQQQHQVRHHHNDPSLLLRRQQHEKKQKRRKQQKQHQHQQQQQRVSASPSKRMPATATATTTATIAATSTTAATATTLSSKRKGRRRKVKGKPKSQQQLLATAATSPYTDDTLYSSSSSSSSTGFEDLDTLNSSSSSSSSSSSSSSLEPWSTWSTIDSFSSSSTTATTDDSISSSSSSNYDAWATYITEMEAEASAMTPEMSGNDTELLQYEAEMVDDSEAESTATYETKATSAIAATAATTTSTAGSQLVIEQTPLARSNRRNSSNIGSSSTPATPTATSQTEKIQITQQPSRHRSNSRENPSVNTDNSEMLLAAENEVKPQQPRKLLWTLQPPAETRDSTRATSMTTPMQQLSSTAATSATTPQQHVAPSLFSVDKNINSNLNNTLTEASLTAAAATTSVTAATTMKRPVRKFTRKLMATPYHQLTYVRNAGGDIDIDNLDNISVYPVVYNGDLEGIGGGNSSDGGFSGFLPTSTTSHLTEPIRIGMNRIRPNRTLHWFTHQRFA; encoded by the exons ATGTCGAATCAGTTAGAGAgactgctgttttttatt GTGGTGATTTCAGGTGCATTATGTACAGTAGAAGATTACGTAATAATGTCACAGTGTGCACACAACAAAGCCATACACCTAGCTGCGGAAGGAACAGTCTCAGTGACAGACACTTCACAGATAC aaaatataACGATAGTCGGCTTCCCGGATTATCTGAACAACGAATTCAAAATAGCACTGTACGCAAAAGAAACTCAAAGATATTTGTGTTTCAACGACAATTGGAGATTAGTTGGCATG AGGGAACTGCGAGATACCTGCTATTTCAACGAGACCATCGTGCACGGTTATTTCGTGTTCCGTGCCGTTGTCGATTTGCAGCGACGTGTCGGGTTCACGCACCGAGGTAAGCCTGTGGGGCCCAAGAAGAGCGTCAACGATGCCTGCTACATGTTCAATAAGATCGAGGCCGAGCAGTTTTTCCGCCATCaccataataataatggcaatagtggcagtggcagtggcagtggcaacagcaacaacaacaatggcagcagcaacatacGGAAGCCCCCgcgcaacaacaaaaacaatcgcCACAAATCGAATAACCAAAATCAAAagttgcaacagcaacaggagCATCATggccataataataataacgttATTCTTAATAATAGTAGTAGTAGTTTAAGTAGCACTAACAAAAAGCAATTAGCGATAAACcggcagaagcagcagcaacagcagcagcaacatcaggtGCGACATCATCACAATGATCcatcgctgctgctgcgacgacAGCAACATGAGAAGAAGCAGAAGCGGCGCAAGCAACAGaagcaacaccaacaccaacagcaacaacaacgagtATCAGCTAGTCCATCGAAACGAATgcctgcaacagcaacagcaacaacaacggcaactATTGCAGCCACATCtacgacagcagcaacagcaacaacattgAGCAGCAAACGCAAGGGCCGGCGAAGAAAGGTCAAGGGCAAACCAAAATCACAGCAGCAACTGCttgccacagcagcaacatcaccgTACACCGACGACACCCtctacagcagcagcagcagcagcagcagcacggGTTTCGAGGATTTGGATACCCTcaacagcagtagcagcagcagcagtagcagcagcagcagctccagctTGGAGCCCTGGTCCACTTGGTCCACGATCGACAGCtttagcagcagcagcacaacagcaacaactgaCGACAGTattagcagcagcagcagcagcaactacgATGCCTGGGCCACCTACATCACCGAAATGGAGGCCGAGGCATCGGCCATGACGCCCGAGATGAGCGGCAACGACACCGAGTTGCTGCAATACGAGGCCGAAATGGTGGACGATTCGGAGGCGGAGTCCACGGCGACATATGAAACCAAAGCAACATCAGCAATAGCGGCAACGGCGGCCACAACTACCTCGACAGCGGGCTCGCAGTTGGTGATAGAGCAGACGCCGCTGGCCAGGAGCAACAGAaggaacagcagcaacatcggcagcagcagcacgcCGGCAACACCAACGGCAACCAGTCAGACTGAAAAAATACAGATCACGCAGCAGCCTAGCAGGCatcgcagcaacagcagggaAAATCCCTCGGTAAACACGGACAATTCCGAGATGTTGCTGGCGGCTGAGAATGAGGTGAAGCCACAGCAGCCACGCAAGTTGCTGTGGACCCTGCAACCGCCCGCTGAAACACGCGACAGCACGCGAGCAACATCTATGACAACACCGATGCAGCAACTTTCcagcacggcagcaacatcggcCACGACACcccagcaacatgttgctccTTCACTCTTCAGTGTGGACAAGAACATCAATAGCAACCTGAACAACACGCTAACAGAGGCATCGCtgacggcagcagcagcaacaaccagcgttacggcagcaacaaccatGAAGAGACCTGTGCGCAAGTTCACCAGGAAGCTGATGGCCACGCCCTATCACCAGTTGACCTATGTGCGAAATGCGGGCGGAGACATTGATATCGACAACCTGGACAACATCAGTGTGTACCCCGTGGTCTACAATGGCGATCTGGAGGGGATCGGAGGCGGCAACAGCTCCGACGGCGGCTTCAGCGGATTCCTGCCCACCTCGACCACTTCCCATCTGACGGAACCGATTCGTATCGGCATGAACAGGATCAGGCCGAACAGAACACTGCACTGGTTCACTCACCAGAGATTTGCGTAG
- the LOC128254040 gene encoding myb-like protein A isoform X1: MLPQLTVYAKIIYLLMVVISGALCTVEDYVIMSQCAHNKAIHLAAEGTVSVTDTSQIQNITIVGFPDYLNNEFKIALYAKETQRYLCFNDNWRLVGMRELRDTCYFNETIVHGYFVFRAVVDLQRRVGFTHRGKPVGPKKSVNDACYMFNKIEAEQFFRHHHNNNGNSGSGSGSGNSNNNNGSSNIRKPPRNNKNNRHKSNNQNQKLQQQQEHHGHNNNNVILNNSSSSLSSTNKKQLAINRQKQQQQQQQHQVRHHHNDPSLLLRRQQHEKKQKRRKQQKQHQHQQQQQRVSASPSKRMPATATATTTATIAATSTTAATATTLSSKRKGRRRKVKGKPKSQQQLLATAATSPYTDDTLYSSSSSSSSTGFEDLDTLNSSSSSSSSSSSSSSLEPWSTWSTIDSFSSSSTTATTDDSISSSSSSNYDAWATYITEMEAEASAMTPEMSGNDTELLQYEAEMVDDSEAESTATYETKATSAIAATAATTTSTAGSQLVIEQTPLARSNRRNSSNIGSSSTPATPTATSQTEKIQITQQPSRHRSNSRENPSVNTDNSEMLLAAENEVKPQQPRKLLWTLQPPAETRDSTRATSMTTPMQQLSSTAATSATTPQQHVAPSLFSVDKNINSNLNNTLTEASLTAAAATTSVTAATTMKRPVRKFTRKLMATPYHQLTYVRNAGGDIDIDNLDNISVYPVVYNGDLEGIGGGNSSDGGFSGFLPTSTTSHLTEPIRIGMNRIRPNRTLHWFTHQRFA, from the exons GTGGTGATTTCAGGTGCATTATGTACAGTAGAAGATTACGTAATAATGTCACAGTGTGCACACAACAAAGCCATACACCTAGCTGCGGAAGGAACAGTCTCAGTGACAGACACTTCACAGATAC aaaatataACGATAGTCGGCTTCCCGGATTATCTGAACAACGAATTCAAAATAGCACTGTACGCAAAAGAAACTCAAAGATATTTGTGTTTCAACGACAATTGGAGATTAGTTGGCATG AGGGAACTGCGAGATACCTGCTATTTCAACGAGACCATCGTGCACGGTTATTTCGTGTTCCGTGCCGTTGTCGATTTGCAGCGACGTGTCGGGTTCACGCACCGAGGTAAGCCTGTGGGGCCCAAGAAGAGCGTCAACGATGCCTGCTACATGTTCAATAAGATCGAGGCCGAGCAGTTTTTCCGCCATCaccataataataatggcaatagtggcagtggcagtggcagtggcaacagcaacaacaacaatggcagcagcaacatacGGAAGCCCCCgcgcaacaacaaaaacaatcgcCACAAATCGAATAACCAAAATCAAAagttgcaacagcaacaggagCATCATggccataataataataacgttATTCTTAATAATAGTAGTAGTAGTTTAAGTAGCACTAACAAAAAGCAATTAGCGATAAACcggcagaagcagcagcaacagcagcagcaacatcaggtGCGACATCATCACAATGATCcatcgctgctgctgcgacgacAGCAACATGAGAAGAAGCAGAAGCGGCGCAAGCAACAGaagcaacaccaacaccaacagcaacaacaacgagtATCAGCTAGTCCATCGAAACGAATgcctgcaacagcaacagcaacaacaacggcaactATTGCAGCCACATCtacgacagcagcaacagcaacaacattgAGCAGCAAACGCAAGGGCCGGCGAAGAAAGGTCAAGGGCAAACCAAAATCACAGCAGCAACTGCttgccacagcagcaacatcaccgTACACCGACGACACCCtctacagcagcagcagcagcagcagcagcacggGTTTCGAGGATTTGGATACCCTcaacagcagtagcagcagcagcagtagcagcagcagcagctccagctTGGAGCCCTGGTCCACTTGGTCCACGATCGACAGCtttagcagcagcagcacaacagcaacaactgaCGACAGTattagcagcagcagcagcagcaactacgATGCCTGGGCCACCTACATCACCGAAATGGAGGCCGAGGCATCGGCCATGACGCCCGAGATGAGCGGCAACGACACCGAGTTGCTGCAATACGAGGCCGAAATGGTGGACGATTCGGAGGCGGAGTCCACGGCGACATATGAAACCAAAGCAACATCAGCAATAGCGGCAACGGCGGCCACAACTACCTCGACAGCGGGCTCGCAGTTGGTGATAGAGCAGACGCCGCTGGCCAGGAGCAACAGAaggaacagcagcaacatcggcagcagcagcacgcCGGCAACACCAACGGCAACCAGTCAGACTGAAAAAATACAGATCACGCAGCAGCCTAGCAGGCatcgcagcaacagcagggaAAATCCCTCGGTAAACACGGACAATTCCGAGATGTTGCTGGCGGCTGAGAATGAGGTGAAGCCACAGCAGCCACGCAAGTTGCTGTGGACCCTGCAACCGCCCGCTGAAACACGCGACAGCACGCGAGCAACATCTATGACAACACCGATGCAGCAACTTTCcagcacggcagcaacatcggcCACGACACcccagcaacatgttgctccTTCACTCTTCAGTGTGGACAAGAACATCAATAGCAACCTGAACAACACGCTAACAGAGGCATCGCtgacggcagcagcagcaacaaccagcgttacggcagcaacaaccatGAAGAGACCTGTGCGCAAGTTCACCAGGAAGCTGATGGCCACGCCCTATCACCAGTTGACCTATGTGCGAAATGCGGGCGGAGACATTGATATCGACAACCTGGACAACATCAGTGTGTACCCCGTGGTCTACAATGGCGATCTGGAGGGGATCGGAGGCGGCAACAGCTCCGACGGCGGCTTCAGCGGATTCCTGCCCACCTCGACCACTTCCCATCTGACGGAACCGATTCGTATCGGCATGAACAGGATCAGGCCGAACAGAACACTGCACTGGTTCACTCACCAGAGATTTGCGTAG
- the LOC128254040 gene encoding myb-like protein A isoform X3 produces the protein MSQCAHNKAIHLAAEGTVSVTDTSQIQNITIVGFPDYLNNEFKIALYAKETQRYLCFNDNWRLVGMRELRDTCYFNETIVHGYFVFRAVVDLQRRVGFTHRGKPVGPKKSVNDACYMFNKIEAEQFFRHHHNNNGNSGSGSGSGNSNNNNGSSNIRKPPRNNKNNRHKSNNQNQKLQQQQEHHGHNNNNVILNNSSSSLSSTNKKQLAINRQKQQQQQQQHQVRHHHNDPSLLLRRQQHEKKQKRRKQQKQHQHQQQQQRVSASPSKRMPATATATTTATIAATSTTAATATTLSSKRKGRRRKVKGKPKSQQQLLATAATSPYTDDTLYSSSSSSSSTGFEDLDTLNSSSSSSSSSSSSSSLEPWSTWSTIDSFSSSSTTATTDDSISSSSSSNYDAWATYITEMEAEASAMTPEMSGNDTELLQYEAEMVDDSEAESTATYETKATSAIAATAATTTSTAGSQLVIEQTPLARSNRRNSSNIGSSSTPATPTATSQTEKIQITQQPSRHRSNSRENPSVNTDNSEMLLAAENEVKPQQPRKLLWTLQPPAETRDSTRATSMTTPMQQLSSTAATSATTPQQHVAPSLFSVDKNINSNLNNTLTEASLTAAAATTSVTAATTMKRPVRKFTRKLMATPYHQLTYVRNAGGDIDIDNLDNISVYPVVYNGDLEGIGGGNSSDGGFSGFLPTSTTSHLTEPIRIGMNRIRPNRTLHWFTHQRFA, from the exons ATGTCACAGTGTGCACACAACAAAGCCATACACCTAGCTGCGGAAGGAACAGTCTCAGTGACAGACACTTCACAGATAC aaaatataACGATAGTCGGCTTCCCGGATTATCTGAACAACGAATTCAAAATAGCACTGTACGCAAAAGAAACTCAAAGATATTTGTGTTTCAACGACAATTGGAGATTAGTTGGCATG AGGGAACTGCGAGATACCTGCTATTTCAACGAGACCATCGTGCACGGTTATTTCGTGTTCCGTGCCGTTGTCGATTTGCAGCGACGTGTCGGGTTCACGCACCGAGGTAAGCCTGTGGGGCCCAAGAAGAGCGTCAACGATGCCTGCTACATGTTCAATAAGATCGAGGCCGAGCAGTTTTTCCGCCATCaccataataataatggcaatagtggcagtggcagtggcagtggcaacagcaacaacaacaatggcagcagcaacatacGGAAGCCCCCgcgcaacaacaaaaacaatcgcCACAAATCGAATAACCAAAATCAAAagttgcaacagcaacaggagCATCATggccataataataataacgttATTCTTAATAATAGTAGTAGTAGTTTAAGTAGCACTAACAAAAAGCAATTAGCGATAAACcggcagaagcagcagcaacagcagcagcaacatcaggtGCGACATCATCACAATGATCcatcgctgctgctgcgacgacAGCAACATGAGAAGAAGCAGAAGCGGCGCAAGCAACAGaagcaacaccaacaccaacagcaacaacaacgagtATCAGCTAGTCCATCGAAACGAATgcctgcaacagcaacagcaacaacaacggcaactATTGCAGCCACATCtacgacagcagcaacagcaacaacattgAGCAGCAAACGCAAGGGCCGGCGAAGAAAGGTCAAGGGCAAACCAAAATCACAGCAGCAACTGCttgccacagcagcaacatcaccgTACACCGACGACACCCtctacagcagcagcagcagcagcagcagcacggGTTTCGAGGATTTGGATACCCTcaacagcagtagcagcagcagcagtagcagcagcagcagctccagctTGGAGCCCTGGTCCACTTGGTCCACGATCGACAGCtttagcagcagcagcacaacagcaacaactgaCGACAGTattagcagcagcagcagcagcaactacgATGCCTGGGCCACCTACATCACCGAAATGGAGGCCGAGGCATCGGCCATGACGCCCGAGATGAGCGGCAACGACACCGAGTTGCTGCAATACGAGGCCGAAATGGTGGACGATTCGGAGGCGGAGTCCACGGCGACATATGAAACCAAAGCAACATCAGCAATAGCGGCAACGGCGGCCACAACTACCTCGACAGCGGGCTCGCAGTTGGTGATAGAGCAGACGCCGCTGGCCAGGAGCAACAGAaggaacagcagcaacatcggcagcagcagcacgcCGGCAACACCAACGGCAACCAGTCAGACTGAAAAAATACAGATCACGCAGCAGCCTAGCAGGCatcgcagcaacagcagggaAAATCCCTCGGTAAACACGGACAATTCCGAGATGTTGCTGGCGGCTGAGAATGAGGTGAAGCCACAGCAGCCACGCAAGTTGCTGTGGACCCTGCAACCGCCCGCTGAAACACGCGACAGCACGCGAGCAACATCTATGACAACACCGATGCAGCAACTTTCcagcacggcagcaacatcggcCACGACACcccagcaacatgttgctccTTCACTCTTCAGTGTGGACAAGAACATCAATAGCAACCTGAACAACACGCTAACAGAGGCATCGCtgacggcagcagcagcaacaaccagcgttacggcagcaacaaccatGAAGAGACCTGTGCGCAAGTTCACCAGGAAGCTGATGGCCACGCCCTATCACCAGTTGACCTATGTGCGAAATGCGGGCGGAGACATTGATATCGACAACCTGGACAACATCAGTGTGTACCCCGTGGTCTACAATGGCGATCTGGAGGGGATCGGAGGCGGCAACAGCTCCGACGGCGGCTTCAGCGGATTCCTGCCCACCTCGACCACTTCCCATCTGACGGAACCGATTCGTATCGGCATGAACAGGATCAGGCCGAACAGAACACTGCACTGGTTCACTCACCAGAGATTTGCGTAG
- the LOC128254040 gene encoding uncharacterized protein DDB_G0271670 isoform X4, whose translation MFNKIEAEQFFRHHHNNNGNSGSGSGSGNSNNNNGSSNIRKPPRNNKNNRHKSNNQNQKLQQQQEHHGHNNNNVILNNSSSSLSSTNKKQLAINRQKQQQQQQQHQVRHHHNDPSLLLRRQQHEKKQKRRKQQKQHQHQQQQQRVSASPSKRMPATATATTTATIAATSTTAATATTLSSKRKGRRRKVKGKPKSQQQLLATAATSPYTDDTLYSSSSSSSSTGFEDLDTLNSSSSSSSSSSSSSSLEPWSTWSTIDSFSSSSTTATTDDSISSSSSSNYDAWATYITEMEAEASAMTPEMSGNDTELLQYEAEMVDDSEAESTATYETKATSAIAATAATTTSTAGSQLVIEQTPLARSNRRNSSNIGSSSTPATPTATSQTEKIQITQQPSRHRSNSRENPSVNTDNSEMLLAAENEVKPQQPRKLLWTLQPPAETRDSTRATSMTTPMQQLSSTAATSATTPQQHVAPSLFSVDKNINSNLNNTLTEASLTAAAATTSVTAATTMKRPVRKFTRKLMATPYHQLTYVRNAGGDIDIDNLDNISVYPVVYNGDLEGIGGGNSSDGGFSGFLPTSTTSHLTEPIRIGMNRIRPNRTLHWFTHQRFA comes from the coding sequence ATGTTCAATAAGATCGAGGCCGAGCAGTTTTTCCGCCATCaccataataataatggcaatagtggcagtggcagtggcagtggcaacagcaacaacaacaatggcagcagcaacatacGGAAGCCCCCgcgcaacaacaaaaacaatcgcCACAAATCGAATAACCAAAATCAAAagttgcaacagcaacaggagCATCATggccataataataataacgttATTCTTAATAATAGTAGTAGTAGTTTAAGTAGCACTAACAAAAAGCAATTAGCGATAAACcggcagaagcagcagcaacagcagcagcaacatcaggtGCGACATCATCACAATGATCcatcgctgctgctgcgacgacAGCAACATGAGAAGAAGCAGAAGCGGCGCAAGCAACAGaagcaacaccaacaccaacagcaacaacaacgagtATCAGCTAGTCCATCGAAACGAATgcctgcaacagcaacagcaacaacaacggcaactATTGCAGCCACATCtacgacagcagcaacagcaacaacattgAGCAGCAAACGCAAGGGCCGGCGAAGAAAGGTCAAGGGCAAACCAAAATCACAGCAGCAACTGCttgccacagcagcaacatcaccgTACACCGACGACACCCtctacagcagcagcagcagcagcagcagcacggGTTTCGAGGATTTGGATACCCTcaacagcagtagcagcagcagcagtagcagcagcagcagctccagctTGGAGCCCTGGTCCACTTGGTCCACGATCGACAGCtttagcagcagcagcacaacagcaacaactgaCGACAGTattagcagcagcagcagcagcaactacgATGCCTGGGCCACCTACATCACCGAAATGGAGGCCGAGGCATCGGCCATGACGCCCGAGATGAGCGGCAACGACACCGAGTTGCTGCAATACGAGGCCGAAATGGTGGACGATTCGGAGGCGGAGTCCACGGCGACATATGAAACCAAAGCAACATCAGCAATAGCGGCAACGGCGGCCACAACTACCTCGACAGCGGGCTCGCAGTTGGTGATAGAGCAGACGCCGCTGGCCAGGAGCAACAGAaggaacagcagcaacatcggcagcagcagcacgcCGGCAACACCAACGGCAACCAGTCAGACTGAAAAAATACAGATCACGCAGCAGCCTAGCAGGCatcgcagcaacagcagggaAAATCCCTCGGTAAACACGGACAATTCCGAGATGTTGCTGGCGGCTGAGAATGAGGTGAAGCCACAGCAGCCACGCAAGTTGCTGTGGACCCTGCAACCGCCCGCTGAAACACGCGACAGCACGCGAGCAACATCTATGACAACACCGATGCAGCAACTTTCcagcacggcagcaacatcggcCACGACACcccagcaacatgttgctccTTCACTCTTCAGTGTGGACAAGAACATCAATAGCAACCTGAACAACACGCTAACAGAGGCATCGCtgacggcagcagcagcaacaaccagcgttacggcagcaacaaccatGAAGAGACCTGTGCGCAAGTTCACCAGGAAGCTGATGGCCACGCCCTATCACCAGTTGACCTATGTGCGAAATGCGGGCGGAGACATTGATATCGACAACCTGGACAACATCAGTGTGTACCCCGTGGTCTACAATGGCGATCTGGAGGGGATCGGAGGCGGCAACAGCTCCGACGGCGGCTTCAGCGGATTCCTGCCCACCTCGACCACTTCCCATCTGACGGAACCGATTCGTATCGGCATGAACAGGATCAGGCCGAACAGAACACTGCACTGGTTCACTCACCAGAGATTTGCGTAG